In the Drosophila biarmipes strain raj3 chromosome X, RU_DBia_V1.1, whole genome shotgun sequence genome, one interval contains:
- the LOC108023794 gene encoding defective chorion-1 protein, FC125 isoform isoform X2 — protein MRLHSLLPLLALLAVQAAGQSDVASEDPAADAGPTTNTSTDTKPRIPTAEEILGQIPQIPPIRTGHPQMDAFYMMFPALGSLLRWGSLFPAHSILGAVPDTLQPSAAASKVVLVLAEDATAKTRVARQNPPSNPLGQLMSWPGLPQDFQMPAIPAMPDFGPQVGSFLSQMPTLPTMPGLLGAAAPVPAPAPAADPAPPAPAPAADPPAPPSTPDSPVAQQPILSQAALQNAFSLLNPANFDPNVLGQSLSQALPQLSQIPQMPQLSQLAQAAPQLPPANMDFVAQMQRQFFPALSQQPAGTDAQASDISEVRVRPEAQMAQQKIKSALERQQEQEQEQEQSLEQVPLLWFRMPTTQSQNAGEEKTLEDLQVEAKLRAFERQVIAELKMLQKIELLAKQMRSSAAAQSGDSAYRVSYPLSRTPVHKITRADIEQALRDDYVRRLVNKEAQRKAKNQPGYANQKANGLKRQTKAQDQPLSKEDIVQIMAYAYRMANEQMESEKGKQDKMYAAYRTGEGQRAQEQRQWSEDQAKIQQNEQQRQMAQNPQMIQTMQQQRQWTEEQAKIQHDQQMVQQNPMMMQQRQWSEDQAQAERMAQQNPMMMQQMQQRQWTEDPQMVQQMQQRQWAEDQARMQQQRQMAPEQRQWTEEQAQQMAQQNANAMMMQQMQQRQWSEDQAQIQQQRQMMQQNQAMMKQRQWAQENPQAFQQPMSTMAMQQPRMEETPTMMEENNNQGEIILGEAGPQMEENEGTARHKVDPLGVGGNKRKKSKSKSHASPPAVINYYYPAPVQRPAAQGYGSSYGTSYGGGGYGSNAYGVTYPSNVYQNPGYRAAVGNDEVDSMLRQHQTLARTINPQPQPGQVGGSERQESSSNPPLATTPAPQEQAQSQPQEHRVQKSSSSAPSETEIEIENAPPSDPQVGSIYTYGEGLLHPFMGLLPVDRPDDPWHQKAYDAHHPLYEGGGSYAAYLKDGRHRRDTHIMGQGPENGILTPGMLERLLRIKVDFQRRFPHLYQGMLNHQTNLTRVEVQPPVLGKVSKPQAKVRQEKEKEEEERDEPVFELGAAERSLFEDEVNDPLENEPEPEPDEEDDRDVEEHKESGEARDISSGSRKYRDDNDIDYFSFDEDDSDDSTFFYRANKNKY, from the exons ATGAGATTGCACAGCCTGCTGCCGCTCCTGGCGCTCCTCGCCGTCCAGGCGGCCGGTCAGAGTGATGTCGCCTCCGAAGATCCCGCAGCGGATGCCGGACCAACGACCAACACCTCCACGGACACCAAGCCAAGGATTCCCACCGCGGAGGAG ATCCTCGGCCAGATTCCGCAAATCCCACCGATCCGCACTGGCCATCCCCAGATGGACGCCTTCTACATGATGTTCCCGGCGCTGGGCAGCCTCCTCCGCTGGGGCAGCCTGTTCCCGGCCCACTCGATCCTGGGCGCCGTGCCCGATACCCTCCAGCCCTCGGCAGCCGCCTCCAAGGTGGTGCTCGTCCTGGCCGAAGATGCCACGGCCAAGACGCGAGTGGCCCGTCAGAATCCCCCGTCCAATCCCCTGGGCCAGCTGATGAGCTGGCCGGGTCTGCCGCAGGACTTCCAGATGCCTGCCATACCCGCCATGCCCGACTTTGGCCCGCAGGTGGGTTCGTTTTTGTCCCAAATGCCGACCTTGCCGACAATGCCCGGTCTCCTGGGTGCCGCTGCTCCAGTTCCTGCTCCGGCTCCAGCTGCCGACCCTGCTCCTCCGGCCCCAGCTCCAGCTGCCGATCCGCCAGCACCCCCCAGCACTCCCGACAGCCCTGTGGCCCAGCAACCCATCCTTAGTCAGGCCGCCCTGCAGAACGCCTTCTCCCTCCTGAACCCGGCGAACTTTGATCCCAATGTACTCGGTCAGAGTCTTTCCCAGGCTCTTCCCCAGCTCTCCCAGATCCCCCAGATGCCCCAGCTTTCGCAGCTTGCCCAGGCTGCTCCCCAGCTGCCCCCGGCCAATATGGACTTTGTGGCCCAGATGCAGAGGCAGTTCTTCCCGGCGTTGTCGCAACAGCCCGCTGGAACGGATGCCCAGGCCTCCGATATATCCGAGGTGAGGGTGCGTCCCGAGGCGCAGATGGCCCAGCAGAAGATCAAGTCGGCACTGGAgaggcagcaggagcaggagcaggagcaggagcagagtCTGGAGCAGGTGCCCCTTCTCTGGTTCCGAATGCCCACCACCCAGAGCCAGAATGCGGGGGAGGAGAAGACACTGGAAGACCTGCAAGTGGAGGCCAAGCTGAGGGCCTTCGAGCGCCAGGTGATAGCCGAGTTGAAAATGCTGCAGAAGATCGAGCTGCTGGCCAAGCAGATGAGGTCCAGTGCCGCCGCGCAGTCCGGAGACTCTGCCTACCGGGTTAGCTATCCCCTCAGTCGCACGCCCGTGCACAAGATCACACGAGCCGACATCGAGCAGGCTCTGCGGGATGACTATGTCCGGCGACTGGTCAACAAGGAGGCCCAGCGCAAGGCCAAGAACCAGCCAGGCTACGCCAACCAGAAGGCGAACGGCCTGAAGCGCCAGACCAAGGCCCAGGATCAGCCACTGTCCAAGGAGGACATCGTCCAGATCATGGCCTATGCCTACCGCATGGCCAACGAGCAGATGGAGAGCGAGAAGGGCAAGCAGGACAAGATGTACGCGGCCTACAGGACCGGCGAGGGTCAGCGGGCCCAGGAGCAGAGGCAGTGGTCGGAGGATCAGGCCAAGATCCAGCAGAATGAGCAGCAGAGGCAGATGGCGCAGAATCCGCAGATGATCCAAAcgatgcagcagcagcgacagtgGACGGAGGAGCAGGCCAAGATCCAGCATGACCAACAGATGGTCCAGCAAAACCCCATGAtgatgcagcagcggcagtggTCAGAGGATCAGGCCCAGGCCGAGAGAATGGCCCAACAGAATCCCATGATGATGCAGCAGATGCAGCAGAGACAGTGGACCGAGGATCCCCAAATGGTGCAGCAGATGCAGCAGAGGCAGTGGGCCGAGGATCAGGCCCGCATGCAGCAGCAGAGGCAGATGGCGCCAGAGCAAAGACAATGGACCGAGGAGCAGGCCCAGCAGATGGCGCAGCAGAACGCCAATGCCATGATGATGCAGCAGATGCAGCAGAGGCAGTGGTCCGAGGATCAGGCGCAGATCCAGCAGCAGAGGCAGATGATGCAACAGAATCAGGCGATGATGAAGCAGCGCCAGTGGGCCCAGGAGAACCCGCAGGCCTTCCAGCAGCCCATGTCCACGATGGCGATGCAGCAACCACGAATGGAGGAGACTCCCACGATGATGGAAGAGAATAACAACCAGGGCGAGATCATACTTGGCGAGGCTGGTCCCCAGATGGAGGAGAACGAGGGAACCGCCCGGCACAAAG TGGATCCCCTGGGAGTCGGTGGCAACAAGCGCAAGAagtccaagtccaagtccCATGCGTCGCCGCCCGCGGTGATCAACTACTACTACCCGGCGCCGGTGCAGCGTCCCGCGGCCCAGGGCTACGGAAGCAGCTATGGAACGAGCTACGGAGGCGGTGGTTACGGATCGAATGCCTATGGAGTGACCTATCCATCGAACGTCTACCAAAATCCGGGCTACCGGGCAGCCGTGGGCAACGATGAGGTGGACTCCATGCTGCGCCAGCATCAAACGTTGGCCAGG ACAATAAACCCCCAGCCACAGCCAGGCCAAGTCGGTGGATCGGAGAGGCAGGAGAGCAGCTCTAATCCCCCATTGGCGACGACACCAGCTCCCCAGGAGCAAGCACAGTCACAACCGCAAGAGCATCGAGTCCAAAAAAG TTCATCATCAGCACCATCAGAaaccgaaatcgaaatcgaaaacgCACCTCCATCCGACCCCCAAGTGGGCTCCATTTACACCTACGGCGAGGGACTGCTGCACCCGTTCATGGGTCTGCTGCCGGTGGACAGACCCGATGATCCCTGGCACCAGAAGGCCTACGATGCACATCATCCCCTCTACGAGGGCGGCGGCAGCTACGCCGCCTACTTGAAGGATGGTCGCCATCGCAGGGACACGCACATCATGGGCCAGGGACCGGAGAACGGCATCCTCACGCCCGGCATGCTGGAGCGTCTGCTGCGCATCAAGGTGGACTTCCAGCGCAGGTTTCCCCACCTCTACCAGGGCATGCTGAATCACCAGACGAACCTCACCCGCGTGGAGGTACAGCCTCCGGTTCTGGGCAAGGTCTCCAAGCCCCAGGCGAAGGTCAGgcaggagaaggagaaggaggaggaggagaggGATGAGCCCGTCTTCGAGCTGGGCGCCGCCGAGCGCAGCCTGTTCGAGGACGAGGTGAATGATCCGCTGGAGAACGAGCCCGAACCGGAGCCGGACGAGGAGGACGACCGGGATGTGGAGGAGCACAAGGAGAGCGGCGAGGCCAGGGAcatcagcagcggcagcagaaaGTACCGGGATGACAACGATATCGACTACTTCAGTTTCGACGAAGATGATTCTGATGATTcgacttttttttatagagccaataaaaataaatattaa
- the LOC108023794 gene encoding defective chorion-1 protein, FC106 isoform isoform X3, with amino-acid sequence MRLHSLLPLLALLAVQAAGQSDVASEDPAADAGPTTNTSTDTKPRIPTAEEILGQIPQIPPIRTGHPQMDAFYMMFPALGSLLRWGSLFPAHSILGAVPDTLQPSAAASKVVLVLAEDATAKTRVARQNPPSNPLGQLMSWPGLPQDFQMPAIPAMPDFGPQVGSFLSQMPTLPTMPGLLGAAAPVPAPAPAADPAPPAPAPAADPPAPPSTPDSPVAQQPILSQAALQNAFSLLNPANFDPNVLGQSLSQALPQLSQIPQMPQLSQLAQAAPQLPPANMDFVAQMQRQFFPALSQQPAGTDAQASDISEVRVRPEAQMAQQKIKSALERQQEQEQEQEQSLEQVPLLWFRMPTTQSQNAGEEKTLEDLQVEAKLRAFERQVIAELKMLQKIELLAKQMRSSAAAQSGDSAYRVSYPLSRTPVHKITRADIEQALRDDYVRRLVNKEAQRKAKNQPGYANQKANGLKRQTKAQDQPLSKEDIVQIMAYAYRMANEQMESEKGKQDKMYAAYRTGEGQRAQEQRQWSEDQAKIQQNEQQRQMAQNPQMIQTMQQQRQWTEEQAKIQHDQQMVQQNPMMMQQRQWSEDQAQAERMAQQNPMMMQQMQQRQWTEDPQMVQQMQQRQWAEDQARMQQQRQMAPEQRQWTEEQAQQMAQQNANAMMMQQMQQRQWSEDQAQIQQQRQMMQQNQAMMKQRQWAQENPQAFQQPMSTMAMQQPRMEETPTMMEENNNQGEIILGEAGPQMEENEGTARHKVDPLGVGGNKRKKSKSKSHASPPAVINYYYPAPVQRPAAQGYGSSYGTSYGGGGYGSNAYGVTYPSNVYQNPGYRAAVGNDEVDSMLRQHQTLARATHFRQ; translated from the exons ATGAGATTGCACAGCCTGCTGCCGCTCCTGGCGCTCCTCGCCGTCCAGGCGGCCGGTCAGAGTGATGTCGCCTCCGAAGATCCCGCAGCGGATGCCGGACCAACGACCAACACCTCCACGGACACCAAGCCAAGGATTCCCACCGCGGAGGAG ATCCTCGGCCAGATTCCGCAAATCCCACCGATCCGCACTGGCCATCCCCAGATGGACGCCTTCTACATGATGTTCCCGGCGCTGGGCAGCCTCCTCCGCTGGGGCAGCCTGTTCCCGGCCCACTCGATCCTGGGCGCCGTGCCCGATACCCTCCAGCCCTCGGCAGCCGCCTCCAAGGTGGTGCTCGTCCTGGCCGAAGATGCCACGGCCAAGACGCGAGTGGCCCGTCAGAATCCCCCGTCCAATCCCCTGGGCCAGCTGATGAGCTGGCCGGGTCTGCCGCAGGACTTCCAGATGCCTGCCATACCCGCCATGCCCGACTTTGGCCCGCAGGTGGGTTCGTTTTTGTCCCAAATGCCGACCTTGCCGACAATGCCCGGTCTCCTGGGTGCCGCTGCTCCAGTTCCTGCTCCGGCTCCAGCTGCCGACCCTGCTCCTCCGGCCCCAGCTCCAGCTGCCGATCCGCCAGCACCCCCCAGCACTCCCGACAGCCCTGTGGCCCAGCAACCCATCCTTAGTCAGGCCGCCCTGCAGAACGCCTTCTCCCTCCTGAACCCGGCGAACTTTGATCCCAATGTACTCGGTCAGAGTCTTTCCCAGGCTCTTCCCCAGCTCTCCCAGATCCCCCAGATGCCCCAGCTTTCGCAGCTTGCCCAGGCTGCTCCCCAGCTGCCCCCGGCCAATATGGACTTTGTGGCCCAGATGCAGAGGCAGTTCTTCCCGGCGTTGTCGCAACAGCCCGCTGGAACGGATGCCCAGGCCTCCGATATATCCGAGGTGAGGGTGCGTCCCGAGGCGCAGATGGCCCAGCAGAAGATCAAGTCGGCACTGGAgaggcagcaggagcaggagcaggagcaggagcagagtCTGGAGCAGGTGCCCCTTCTCTGGTTCCGAATGCCCACCACCCAGAGCCAGAATGCGGGGGAGGAGAAGACACTGGAAGACCTGCAAGTGGAGGCCAAGCTGAGGGCCTTCGAGCGCCAGGTGATAGCCGAGTTGAAAATGCTGCAGAAGATCGAGCTGCTGGCCAAGCAGATGAGGTCCAGTGCCGCCGCGCAGTCCGGAGACTCTGCCTACCGGGTTAGCTATCCCCTCAGTCGCACGCCCGTGCACAAGATCACACGAGCCGACATCGAGCAGGCTCTGCGGGATGACTATGTCCGGCGACTGGTCAACAAGGAGGCCCAGCGCAAGGCCAAGAACCAGCCAGGCTACGCCAACCAGAAGGCGAACGGCCTGAAGCGCCAGACCAAGGCCCAGGATCAGCCACTGTCCAAGGAGGACATCGTCCAGATCATGGCCTATGCCTACCGCATGGCCAACGAGCAGATGGAGAGCGAGAAGGGCAAGCAGGACAAGATGTACGCGGCCTACAGGACCGGCGAGGGTCAGCGGGCCCAGGAGCAGAGGCAGTGGTCGGAGGATCAGGCCAAGATCCAGCAGAATGAGCAGCAGAGGCAGATGGCGCAGAATCCGCAGATGATCCAAAcgatgcagcagcagcgacagtgGACGGAGGAGCAGGCCAAGATCCAGCATGACCAACAGATGGTCCAGCAAAACCCCATGAtgatgcagcagcggcagtggTCAGAGGATCAGGCCCAGGCCGAGAGAATGGCCCAACAGAATCCCATGATGATGCAGCAGATGCAGCAGAGACAGTGGACCGAGGATCCCCAAATGGTGCAGCAGATGCAGCAGAGGCAGTGGGCCGAGGATCAGGCCCGCATGCAGCAGCAGAGGCAGATGGCGCCAGAGCAAAGACAATGGACCGAGGAGCAGGCCCAGCAGATGGCGCAGCAGAACGCCAATGCCATGATGATGCAGCAGATGCAGCAGAGGCAGTGGTCCGAGGATCAGGCGCAGATCCAGCAGCAGAGGCAGATGATGCAACAGAATCAGGCGATGATGAAGCAGCGCCAGTGGGCCCAGGAGAACCCGCAGGCCTTCCAGCAGCCCATGTCCACGATGGCGATGCAGCAACCACGAATGGAGGAGACTCCCACGATGATGGAAGAGAATAACAACCAGGGCGAGATCATACTTGGCGAGGCTGGTCCCCAGATGGAGGAGAACGAGGGAACCGCCCGGCACAAAG TGGATCCCCTGGGAGTCGGTGGCAACAAGCGCAAGAagtccaagtccaagtccCATGCGTCGCCGCCCGCGGTGATCAACTACTACTACCCGGCGCCGGTGCAGCGTCCCGCGGCCCAGGGCTACGGAAGCAGCTATGGAACGAGCTACGGAGGCGGTGGTTACGGATCGAATGCCTATGGAGTGACCTATCCATCGAACGTCTACCAAAATCCGGGCTACCGGGCAGCCGTGGGCAACGATGAGGTGGACTCCATGCTGCGCCAGCATCAAACGTTGGCCAGG GCGACGCATTTCAGACAATAA
- the LOC108023794 gene encoding defective chorion-1 protein, FC177 isoform isoform X1 has protein sequence MRLHSLLPLLALLAVQAAGQSDVASEDPAADAGPTTNTSTDTKPRIPTAEEILGQIPQIPPIRTGHPQMDAFYMMFPALGSLLRWGSLFPAHSILGAVPDTLQPSAAASKVVLVLAEDATAKTRVARQNPPSNPLGQLMSWPGLPQDFQMPAIPAMPDFGPQVGSFLSQMPTLPTMPGLLGAAAPVPAPAPAADPAPPAPAPAADPPAPPSTPDSPVAQQPILSQAALQNAFSLLNPANFDPNVLGQSLSQALPQLSQIPQMPQLSQLAQAAPQLPPANMDFVAQMQRQFFPALSQQPAGTDAQASDISEVRVRPEAQMAQQKIKSALERQQEQEQEQEQSLEQVPLLWFRMPTTQSQNAGEEKTLEDLQVEAKLRAFERQVIAELKMLQKIELLAKQMRSSAAAQSGDSAYRVSYPLSRTPVHKITRADIEQALRDDYVRRLVNKEAQRKAKNQPGYANQKANGLKRQTKAQDQPLSKEDIVQIMAYAYRMANEQMESEKGKQDKMYAAYRTGEGQRAQEQRQWSEDQAKIQQNEQQRQMAQNPQMIQTMQQQRQWTEEQAKIQHDQQMVQQNPMMMQQRQWSEDQAQAERMAQQNPMMMQQMQQRQWTEDPQMVQQMQQRQWAEDQARMQQQRQMAPEQRQWTEEQAQQMAQQNANAMMMQQMQQRQWSEDQAQIQQQRQMMQQNQAMMKQRQWAQENPQAFQQPMSTMAMQQPRMEETPTMMEENNNQGEIILGEAGPQMEENEGTARHKVDPLGVGGNKRKKSKSKSHASPPAVINYYYPAPVQRPAAQGYGSSYGTSYGGGGYGSNAYGVTYPSNVYQNPGYRAAVGNDEVDSMLRQHQTLARTINPQPQPGQVGGSERQESSSNPPLATTPAPQEQAQSQPQEHRVQKRLAIFHRFGRGIGLENTTSKGCGCGRLDCLCGRSCQCGRSGSGAGAGAVRSRGSCQCKANRRSKRSVEYGTLETIDEGSLNELRREYKMGLKEITLSPDEDPAEALMRYNAASIREALERASMEPLEIGGDQYEEGAPQEAVEEEPLQHDPNAGHQYNHQDFVRLTTSTAAPTTSTTEATTPGASETSTEASVTTTESPRDEDIEMQQDSVAESSHVTKSISKQEQEIHQLHKIVDQLKREILKLHRRCNRIISNNVVKEEVVTKREPSKVEQESSRQAAKPKVEEVKNEGEPATVEQEEEQEEDEDAEGASSSSTTTTSTTTETPPTNPPKPETKSQTAQAKAQVDEPSGSTNKLDYEDDTNWQRILANRGYDTDYLTKNHETQFAQGQNLEMPKPCNYDNHGSQEYGPYPEFQADEPHVAAETEGKTKRALSVKQQAQLLNAALNDGGIDASDSPTTPTPYALRGKFVRRRRTPSPRIRKESDDGWVRSTRQVKMPQRPKKSVPLAKKVTAQVTTQATVSSTKLDSLVDVLKDLLRLQIQREKKSSLLASQSNSLSKSPKPIKPIKVIKRKRLRRRQHKPMATTIRSSIQPKA, from the exons ATGAGATTGCACAGCCTGCTGCCGCTCCTGGCGCTCCTCGCCGTCCAGGCGGCCGGTCAGAGTGATGTCGCCTCCGAAGATCCCGCAGCGGATGCCGGACCAACGACCAACACCTCCACGGACACCAAGCCAAGGATTCCCACCGCGGAGGAG ATCCTCGGCCAGATTCCGCAAATCCCACCGATCCGCACTGGCCATCCCCAGATGGACGCCTTCTACATGATGTTCCCGGCGCTGGGCAGCCTCCTCCGCTGGGGCAGCCTGTTCCCGGCCCACTCGATCCTGGGCGCCGTGCCCGATACCCTCCAGCCCTCGGCAGCCGCCTCCAAGGTGGTGCTCGTCCTGGCCGAAGATGCCACGGCCAAGACGCGAGTGGCCCGTCAGAATCCCCCGTCCAATCCCCTGGGCCAGCTGATGAGCTGGCCGGGTCTGCCGCAGGACTTCCAGATGCCTGCCATACCCGCCATGCCCGACTTTGGCCCGCAGGTGGGTTCGTTTTTGTCCCAAATGCCGACCTTGCCGACAATGCCCGGTCTCCTGGGTGCCGCTGCTCCAGTTCCTGCTCCGGCTCCAGCTGCCGACCCTGCTCCTCCGGCCCCAGCTCCAGCTGCCGATCCGCCAGCACCCCCCAGCACTCCCGACAGCCCTGTGGCCCAGCAACCCATCCTTAGTCAGGCCGCCCTGCAGAACGCCTTCTCCCTCCTGAACCCGGCGAACTTTGATCCCAATGTACTCGGTCAGAGTCTTTCCCAGGCTCTTCCCCAGCTCTCCCAGATCCCCCAGATGCCCCAGCTTTCGCAGCTTGCCCAGGCTGCTCCCCAGCTGCCCCCGGCCAATATGGACTTTGTGGCCCAGATGCAGAGGCAGTTCTTCCCGGCGTTGTCGCAACAGCCCGCTGGAACGGATGCCCAGGCCTCCGATATATCCGAGGTGAGGGTGCGTCCCGAGGCGCAGATGGCCCAGCAGAAGATCAAGTCGGCACTGGAgaggcagcaggagcaggagcaggagcaggagcagagtCTGGAGCAGGTGCCCCTTCTCTGGTTCCGAATGCCCACCACCCAGAGCCAGAATGCGGGGGAGGAGAAGACACTGGAAGACCTGCAAGTGGAGGCCAAGCTGAGGGCCTTCGAGCGCCAGGTGATAGCCGAGTTGAAAATGCTGCAGAAGATCGAGCTGCTGGCCAAGCAGATGAGGTCCAGTGCCGCCGCGCAGTCCGGAGACTCTGCCTACCGGGTTAGCTATCCCCTCAGTCGCACGCCCGTGCACAAGATCACACGAGCCGACATCGAGCAGGCTCTGCGGGATGACTATGTCCGGCGACTGGTCAACAAGGAGGCCCAGCGCAAGGCCAAGAACCAGCCAGGCTACGCCAACCAGAAGGCGAACGGCCTGAAGCGCCAGACCAAGGCCCAGGATCAGCCACTGTCCAAGGAGGACATCGTCCAGATCATGGCCTATGCCTACCGCATGGCCAACGAGCAGATGGAGAGCGAGAAGGGCAAGCAGGACAAGATGTACGCGGCCTACAGGACCGGCGAGGGTCAGCGGGCCCAGGAGCAGAGGCAGTGGTCGGAGGATCAGGCCAAGATCCAGCAGAATGAGCAGCAGAGGCAGATGGCGCAGAATCCGCAGATGATCCAAAcgatgcagcagcagcgacagtgGACGGAGGAGCAGGCCAAGATCCAGCATGACCAACAGATGGTCCAGCAAAACCCCATGAtgatgcagcagcggcagtggTCAGAGGATCAGGCCCAGGCCGAGAGAATGGCCCAACAGAATCCCATGATGATGCAGCAGATGCAGCAGAGACAGTGGACCGAGGATCCCCAAATGGTGCAGCAGATGCAGCAGAGGCAGTGGGCCGAGGATCAGGCCCGCATGCAGCAGCAGAGGCAGATGGCGCCAGAGCAAAGACAATGGACCGAGGAGCAGGCCCAGCAGATGGCGCAGCAGAACGCCAATGCCATGATGATGCAGCAGATGCAGCAGAGGCAGTGGTCCGAGGATCAGGCGCAGATCCAGCAGCAGAGGCAGATGATGCAACAGAATCAGGCGATGATGAAGCAGCGCCAGTGGGCCCAGGAGAACCCGCAGGCCTTCCAGCAGCCCATGTCCACGATGGCGATGCAGCAACCACGAATGGAGGAGACTCCCACGATGATGGAAGAGAATAACAACCAGGGCGAGATCATACTTGGCGAGGCTGGTCCCCAGATGGAGGAGAACGAGGGAACCGCCCGGCACAAAG TGGATCCCCTGGGAGTCGGTGGCAACAAGCGCAAGAagtccaagtccaagtccCATGCGTCGCCGCCCGCGGTGATCAACTACTACTACCCGGCGCCGGTGCAGCGTCCCGCGGCCCAGGGCTACGGAAGCAGCTATGGAACGAGCTACGGAGGCGGTGGTTACGGATCGAATGCCTATGGAGTGACCTATCCATCGAACGTCTACCAAAATCCGGGCTACCGGGCAGCCGTGGGCAACGATGAGGTGGACTCCATGCTGCGCCAGCATCAAACGTTGGCCAGG ACAATAAACCCCCAGCCACAGCCAGGCCAAGTCGGTGGATCGGAGAGGCAGGAGAGCAGCTCTAATCCCCCATTGGCGACGACACCAGCTCCCCAGGAGCAAGCACAGTCACAACCGCAAGAGCATCGAGTCCAAAAAAGGTTAGCCATCTTCCACAGGTTTGGGCGGGGCATTGGGTTGGAGAATACCACATCCAAGGGTTGCGGATGCGGCAGGTTGGACTGCCTGTGTGGCAGGAGCTGTCAGTGCGGCAGATCGGGATcaggagccggagccggagcagTCAGGTCCAGGGGATCGTGCCAGTGCAAGGCCAACCGCCGGAGCAAACGGAGCGTGGAGTACGGCACCCTGGAGACCATCGATGAGGGCTCCCTCAACGAACTGCGGCGGGAGTACAAGATGGGCCTGAAAGAGATCACCCTGAGTCCCGACGAAGATCCCGCCGAGGCGCTGATGCGCTACAACGCGGCCTCCATTCGCGAGGCTCTGGAGCGGGCCAGCATGGAGCCGCTGGAGATCGGAGGAGATCAGTACGAAGAGGGAGCGCCTCAGGAGGCCGTGGAGGAGGAGCCACTGCAGCATGATCCCAATGCCGGGCACCAGTACAATCACCAGGACTTTGTGCGTCTAACCACTTCTACAGCGGCTCCCACGACGAGCACCACAGAAGCCACCACGCCAGGAGCCAGTGAAACCAGCACAGAAGCCAGTGTCACAACCACAGAAAGTCCCAGGGATGAGGACATCGAGATGCAGCAGGACTCGGTGGCTGAGAGCTCCCATGTGACCAAGTCGATATccaagcaggagcaggagatCCATCAGCTGCATAAGATTGTGGACCAGCTGAAGCGGGAGATCCTCAAGCTGCACCGCAGATGCAATAGGATAATATCCAACAATGTGGTTAAAGAAGAAGTGGTCACCAAAAGGGAACCATCCAAAGTGGAGCAGGAGTCATCCAGGCAGGCGGCGAAGCCCAAGGTGGAGGAGGTAAAGAACGAGGGAGAGCCAGCAACagtggagcaggaggaggagcaggaagaGGACGAGGATGCCGAGGGCGCAAGTAgctccagcaccaccaccaccagcacaaCCACAGAGACTCCACCAACGAATCCTCCAAAGCCAGAGACCAAATCCCAGACTGCCCAGGCCAAGGCCCAGGTGGATGAGCCAAGTGGGTCCACCAATAAACTGGACTACGAGGACGACACCAATTGGCAGCGCATTCTGGCCAACCGGGGCTACGACACGGATTACCTGACCAAGAACCACGAGACGCAGTTTGCCCAAGGCCAGAACCTGGAGATGCCCAAGCCCTGCAACTACGACAACCATGGCAGCCAGGAGTACGGCCCCTATCCGGAGTTCCAGGCGGATGAGCCCCATGTCGCGGCGGAAACGGAGGGCAAGACCAAGAGGGCCTTGAGTGTGAAGCAGCAGGCGCAGCTCCTGAATGCGGCCCTAAATGATGGTGGTATCGATGCGAGTGATTCACCCACCACGCCCACACCCTACGCCCTGAGGGGAAAGTTTGTGCGTCGCAGGCGGACGCCCAGTCCGAGGATCAGGAAGGAGAGCGACGACGGTTGGGTGCGCTCCACGCGCCAAGTGAAAATGCCCCAGCGACCCAAAAAGTCCGTGCCCTTGGCCAAGAAGGTCACCGCACAGGTCACCACACAGGCCACCGTGAGCAGCACCAAGCTGGACAGTCTGGTGGATGTGCTCAAGGATCTGCTGCGCCTGCAAATCCAGAGGGAGAAGAAGTCCAGTCTGCTCGCCAGCCAGAGCAACAGCCTCTCGAAAAGCCCCAAACCCATCAAGCCCATCAAAGTCATCAAGCGCAAGAGGTTGCGCAGAAGGCAGCACAAACCCATGGCCACCACCATCAGAAGCTCCATCCAACCCAAAGCATAA